The Ictidomys tridecemlineatus isolate mIctTri1 chromosome 6, mIctTri1.hap1, whole genome shotgun sequence genome includes a region encoding these proteins:
- the LOC144378480 gene encoding uncharacterized protein LOC144378480 isoform X1 yields MEVQPSGEAARTRGLDLPAQLAPAHQGSSGTAVFPSWRLGGRADRLGGRSAAFRGPSPYPGGSSTWRVLPRTSRASASQGGRRRRPRSSPRSRSHPRTTPGTTRHPRTRRAQGRSAGRGERLRTGLRARAPHPTAELAGRGLPGAATFSARHQGSGSRRRAQLRAQLGEGGGQGPPRGVSVRTNVASRTGGRGGGPALPRLAAAPAGTPPAGPSYLRLPRRRAADTGPRGCSGQCREPRGRQRRPPPPPWAGSAPPRPARQSGAQLQGRFTPAASCGPAPPSRSLGSGLRPTGAVTETQMNVPQSTRSITGATQELAPPFSPSHVADFHQEGPGRRARCGGACLSSPRQ; encoded by the exons ATGGAGGTCCAGCCCAGCGGTGAGGCGGCGCGGACCCGGGGACTGGATCTTCCAGCGCAGCTCGCTCCAGCCCACCAGGGCTCCTCGGGGACCGCGGTGTTTCCCAGCTGGAGACTGGGGGGGCGAGCGGACCGCCTAGGAGGGCGCTCCGCGGCTTTCCGGGGTCCCAGCCCTTACCCAGGCGGTTCCTCCACCTGGAGGGTCCTCCCGCGCACGTCCCGAGCCTCCGCATCCCAGGGCGGGCGCCGCCGCCGTCCCCGCAGCTCTCCCCGCAGCCGGTCGCACCCAAGGACCACTCCCGGGACCACTCGGCACCCCCGGACCCGGCGCGCCCAAGGTCGCAGCGCAGGGCGGGGTGAGCGGCTGCGGACGGGGCTCCGCGCCCGGGCGCCCCATCCCACGGCGGAACTGGCTGGGCGAGGGCTCCCGGGGGCTGCTACCTTCTCCGCTCGCCACCAGGGCTCGGGGTCCCGCCGCCGCGCTCAACTTCGGGCGCAGTTGGGTGAAGGAGGTGGCCAGGGACCTCCACGCGGGGTGTCTGTGCGCACAAACGTCGCCTCTAGAACAGGTGGCCGAGGCGGCGGCCCAGCCCTCCCGCGCCTCGCAGCCGCCCCAGCCGGGACCCCGCCCGCTGGCCCCTCGTACCTCCGGCTCCCGCGGAGGCGAGCAGCCGACACCGGCCCCAGAGGCTGCTCGGGGCAGTGCCGGGAACCCCGCGGGCGCCAGCGccgcccccctcccccgccctggGCGGGGTCAgcgccgccccgccccgcccggcAGTCTGGTGCCCAGCTGCAGGGTCGGTTCACGCCCGCGGCCAGCTGCGGGCCAGCACCTCCTTCCCGATCCTTAGGGTCGGGCCTGCGCCCAACAG GCGCTGTGACTGAAACACAGATGAATGTCCCCCAGTCCACACGCAGCATCACCGGGGCAACCCAG GAACTGGCGcctcccttttctccttcccaCGTGGCTGACTTCCACCAAGAAGGGCCAGGAAggagggccaggtgtggtggtgcatgcctgtcatccccgAGACAG TAG
- the LOC144378480 gene encoding uncharacterized protein LOC144378480 isoform X2, whose amino-acid sequence MEVQPSGEAARTRGLDLPAQLAPAHQGSSGTAVFPSWRLGGRADRLGGRSAAFRGPSPYPGGSSTWRVLPRTSRASASQGGRRRRPRSSPRSRSHPRTTPGTTRHPRTRRAQGRSAGRGERLRTGLRARAPHPTAELAGRGLPGAATFSARHQGSGSRRRAQLRAQLGEGGGQGPPRGVSVRTNVASRTGGRGGGPALPRLAAAPAGTPPAGPSYLRLPRRRAADTGPRGCSGQCREPRGRQRRPPPPPWAGSAPPRPARQSGAQLQGRFTPAASCGPAPPSRSLGSGLRPTGAVTETQMNVPQSTRSITGATQVCQPDTAAQSPSPPPGTGASLFSFPRG is encoded by the exons ATGGAGGTCCAGCCCAGCGGTGAGGCGGCGCGGACCCGGGGACTGGATCTTCCAGCGCAGCTCGCTCCAGCCCACCAGGGCTCCTCGGGGACCGCGGTGTTTCCCAGCTGGAGACTGGGGGGGCGAGCGGACCGCCTAGGAGGGCGCTCCGCGGCTTTCCGGGGTCCCAGCCCTTACCCAGGCGGTTCCTCCACCTGGAGGGTCCTCCCGCGCACGTCCCGAGCCTCCGCATCCCAGGGCGGGCGCCGCCGCCGTCCCCGCAGCTCTCCCCGCAGCCGGTCGCACCCAAGGACCACTCCCGGGACCACTCGGCACCCCCGGACCCGGCGCGCCCAAGGTCGCAGCGCAGGGCGGGGTGAGCGGCTGCGGACGGGGCTCCGCGCCCGGGCGCCCCATCCCACGGCGGAACTGGCTGGGCGAGGGCTCCCGGGGGCTGCTACCTTCTCCGCTCGCCACCAGGGCTCGGGGTCCCGCCGCCGCGCTCAACTTCGGGCGCAGTTGGGTGAAGGAGGTGGCCAGGGACCTCCACGCGGGGTGTCTGTGCGCACAAACGTCGCCTCTAGAACAGGTGGCCGAGGCGGCGGCCCAGCCCTCCCGCGCCTCGCAGCCGCCCCAGCCGGGACCCCGCCCGCTGGCCCCTCGTACCTCCGGCTCCCGCGGAGGCGAGCAGCCGACACCGGCCCCAGAGGCTGCTCGGGGCAGTGCCGGGAACCCCGCGGGCGCCAGCGccgcccccctcccccgccctggGCGGGGTCAgcgccgccccgccccgcccggcAGTCTGGTGCCCAGCTGCAGGGTCGGTTCACGCCCGCGGCCAGCTGCGGGCCAGCACCTCCTTCCCGATCCTTAGGGTCGGGCCTGCGCCCAACAG GCGCTGTGACTGAAACACAGATGAATGTCCCCCAGTCCACACGCAGCATCACCGGGGCAACCCAGGTCTGTCAGCCTGACACCGCTGCCCAGAGTCCATCACCCCCCCCAG GAACTGGCGcctcccttttctccttcccaCGTGGCTGA
- the LOC144378480 gene encoding uncharacterized protein LOC144378480 isoform X3 translates to MEVQPSGEAARTRGLDLPAQLAPAHQGSSGTAVFPSWRLGGRADRLGGRSAAFRGPSPYPGGSSTWRVLPRTSRASASQGGRRRRPRSSPRSRSHPRTTPGTTRHPRTRRAQGRSAGRGERLRTGLRARAPHPTAELAGRGLPGAATFSARHQGSGSRRRAQLRAQLGEGGGQGPPRGVSVRTNVASRTGGRGGGPALPRLAAAPAGTPPAGPSYLRLPRRRAADTGPRGCSGQCREPRGRQRRPPPPPWAGSAPPRPARQSGAQLQGRFTPAASCGPAPPSRSLGSGLRPTGTEPTSGFITPFPI, encoded by the coding sequence ATGGAGGTCCAGCCCAGCGGTGAGGCGGCGCGGACCCGGGGACTGGATCTTCCAGCGCAGCTCGCTCCAGCCCACCAGGGCTCCTCGGGGACCGCGGTGTTTCCCAGCTGGAGACTGGGGGGGCGAGCGGACCGCCTAGGAGGGCGCTCCGCGGCTTTCCGGGGTCCCAGCCCTTACCCAGGCGGTTCCTCCACCTGGAGGGTCCTCCCGCGCACGTCCCGAGCCTCCGCATCCCAGGGCGGGCGCCGCCGCCGTCCCCGCAGCTCTCCCCGCAGCCGGTCGCACCCAAGGACCACTCCCGGGACCACTCGGCACCCCCGGACCCGGCGCGCCCAAGGTCGCAGCGCAGGGCGGGGTGAGCGGCTGCGGACGGGGCTCCGCGCCCGGGCGCCCCATCCCACGGCGGAACTGGCTGGGCGAGGGCTCCCGGGGGCTGCTACCTTCTCCGCTCGCCACCAGGGCTCGGGGTCCCGCCGCCGCGCTCAACTTCGGGCGCAGTTGGGTGAAGGAGGTGGCCAGGGACCTCCACGCGGGGTGTCTGTGCGCACAAACGTCGCCTCTAGAACAGGTGGCCGAGGCGGCGGCCCAGCCCTCCCGCGCCTCGCAGCCGCCCCAGCCGGGACCCCGCCCGCTGGCCCCTCGTACCTCCGGCTCCCGCGGAGGCGAGCAGCCGACACCGGCCCCAGAGGCTGCTCGGGGCAGTGCCGGGAACCCCGCGGGCGCCAGCGccgcccccctcccccgccctggGCGGGGTCAgcgccgccccgccccgcccggcAGTCTGGTGCCCAGCTGCAGGGTCGGTTCACGCCCGCGGCCAGCTGCGGGCCAGCACCTCCTTCCCGATCCTTAGGGTCGGGCCTGCGCCCAACAGGTACGGAGCCAACCTCAGGGTTTATAACCCCTTTCCCCATTTAA